One genomic segment of Gossypium arboreum isolate Shixiya-1 chromosome 3, ASM2569848v2, whole genome shotgun sequence includes these proteins:
- the LOC108489675 gene encoding G-box-binding factor 4 has protein sequence MASSTSNSRNSDLSRRSTTSSSSKPQIFTDQKTNDDNENRLSSTMTVDGILRNVYSAAPSTETTLVDASITLIDAPIPNSVSDNPEVPQVQTVADCNNNVAKSVDEVWREIVSGERKEITMKEEVPDEMMTLEDFLAKAGAVEEAAAVASAEVKLHPDRLSGGVYTFDPVGGGAFQILDKMEGSIVGLGNGMEVIGSGGGGGRGKRGRGVLMEPLDKAAQQRQRRMIKNRESAARSRERKQAYQVELESLAVRLEEENEWLLKEKAERTKERFKQLMEKVVPVVEQRRPPRMLRRVRSLQW, from the exons ATGGCGTCGTCGACTTCAAATTCGCGAAATTCGGATCTATCCCGACGCTCTACTACTTCTTCCTCTTCAAAACCCCAAATTTTCACCGATCAAAAAACCAACGACGATAACGAAAACAGATTGAGCTCTACAATGACGGTCGATGGCATCCTCCGAAACGTTTACTCGGCCGCTCCGTCGACGGAGACCACTCTGGTTGACGCTTCCATAACTTTGATTGACGCTCCGATTCCGAATTCGGTCTCTGATAATCCCGAAGTTCCTCAGGTTCAAACCGTCGCGGATTGTAATAACAATGTGGCGAAAAGTGTAGACGAGGTTTGGAGGGAAATTGTATCCGGCGAGAGGAAAGAGATCACGATGAAGGAGGAGGTGCCCGACGAGATGATGACTTTGGAGGATTTCTTGGCGAAGGCCGGTGCAGTGGAGGAAGCGGCGGCCGTTGCGTCGGCGGAGGTTAAGTTGCATCCGGATAGATTGAGTGGTGGAGTCTACACGTTTGATCCGGTGGGAGGGGGTGCGTTTCAAATTCTGGATAAGATGGAGGGGTCAATTGTTGGGCTGGGGAACGGGATGGAAGTTATTGGAAGTGGAGGGGGTGGAGGGAGAGGGAAGAGAGGAAGAGGGGTTTTGATGGAGCCGTTGGACAAGGCTGCCCAGCAGCGCCAGAGAAGGATGATTAAGAACAGGGAATCTGCTGCCCGGTCTCGGGAAAGGAAGCAG GCATACCAAGTTGAATTGGAATCATTAGCTGTGAGGCTAGAAGAGGAGAATGAATGGCTGTTGAAAGAAAAG GCTGAGAGAACTAAGGAACGATTTAAGCAG CTTATGGAGAAGGTGGTTCCAGTTGTGGAGCAGCGAAGACCACCGCGTATGCTACGTAGAGTTCGATCTTTGCAGTGGTAG
- the LOC108488696 gene encoding early nodulin-like protein 2, producing the protein MERIFFSMLIFLFQFFLPSQSATIMVGGVSHWENPTVHVGDSVIFKHKYQYKLYIFQNKNAFILCNFTQASLLTNPNSSSYEWHPSRTGFFYFAFNNGTLKTCRGSQKLSIKVTPAENERTSSPELPPAAAPAPTSGGTVVSSSSPTYPWPFRPRQAVSPSPSASSPVAVPTLVPDKGDEGIPFINSNPAVPLPTGEVDSATIRPLPTSDHGGKAVVGILTAPMALFSMAFLAL; encoded by the exons ATGGAGAGAATCTTCTTCTCCATGTTAATCTTCCTCTTCCAATTCTTCTTGCCTTCACAGTCTGCAACAATCATGGTGGGTGGCGTTTCACACTGGGAAAACCCTACTGTTCATGTTGGAGACTCAGTAA TTTTCAAGCATAAGTATCAGTACAAGCTCTACATTTTCCAAAACAAAAATGCCTTCATTCTCTGCAATTTCACCCAAGCTTCCCTTCTTACCAACCCCAACTCCTCCTCCTATGAG TGGCACCCTTCTCGCACTGGTTTCTTCTACTTtgctttcaacaatggcactcTCAAAACATGCCGAGGCTCTCAAAAGCTCTCCATAAAAGTCACTCCGGCAGAAAATGAGAGAACCTCATCACCGGAATTGCCTCCAGCAGCGGCTCCGGCACCAACTTCCGGTGGAACAGTGGTGTCATCTTCATCTCCAACATATCCATGGCCATTTCGGCCTCGCCAGGCGGTTTCACCGTCACCAAGTGCCAGCTCACCGGTTGcagtaccaacactggtgccggATAAAGGTGACGAGGGCATCCCTTTTATCAACAGTAACCCTGCAGTTCCATTGCCGACTGGTGAAGTTGATTCTGCCACTATTCGACCTTTGCCAACCTCTGATCATGGCGGAAAG GCAGTGGTGGGGATCCTAACAGCTCCAATGGCTCTATTTTCCATGGCTTTCCTAGCTTTGTAA